The window GTGGAAAACTGTTCGATCTTCTTGGTGATCGGAGGTTGGTATCCTTATAATGCTTCGAAAATTTCGTTTTACCTTCTTTAAGGGATATTCTACATGCTCAAATGACAACTAGGTAATGTCATACGTGATACAAATCAAAAACTTGCATAACCTAGAACCGGGCACTGGGTCCCCATAATTTACTCTATGGTGTCAGGAGAGTAGTGGTACCTCTTCCAATAATTTCTCAAAATACAGGAAAGTAAAAACTGAAAGTAAGAAATCTGAAGACATGTAGTGTCCTAAATGGTTTGTGGCCATGTGGCTATGCCAATGCCGTGGTTGGGAGCATGTTGTCTTGGTTGTCCAACtaatagatgattaaatcattGTAAAAACTGCTTATACTTCCGTTCATGATTATAATGCTTCATTTCTGAATCATTTATTCTTCGCCATTTCTTACCAGCTAGTTCATAATTATTATGTAGGAAACTTTGTATGAGGGAAGATGGGCGGCAACAGGTTTGCATTGTTGGACTccaggaatttgaagtttcagaTGTGCAGATTGTAAAAGAGTATATTGAGAGGGGAAATGCTGCAAGAAGTACTGGATCAACTGGTGCAAATGAGGAATCGTCAAGATCACATGCGATATTGCAGCTTGTTGTCAAGAAACATAATGAGGTCAAGGAATCTAGAAGAAATAATGAAGGAAATGAGTCCAAGGGTGGGAAAGTTGTCGGCAAGATTTCTTTTATTGATCTTGCTGGTAGTGAGAGAGGTGCAGACACAACTGATAATGACCGACAAACAAGGTAAGTTCTCATGGCACACTTGTTGCTGCATCTTGTTATGCTTCTCTGGAATTTCTTCTGATATGGTGTTTTATTTTGCTTTTTTCCCTTTGGCATGTTTTTCCTCGGATGTTGTGTATCTGTTTTAATAGTCATTTCGTTGAACCACCTTAACATAAGGTCTAGGGAAGTTCTAGCTGGGACGTCTATGCTGTTTCATGATCTTATTCTAGTAAGGATTAAAAGTACGAGGTCATGAAGAAAGTTTGGTGTTATTATTCTGAATTTTATGCTCAAGGGATAATCTTCCAAACACTGGAAACAAAGAACTTGGCTGTGTCAAGTACCTTACTTTCTACTGTAACAAATCTTTGAGTTTCCACTTTTGCCAGTTTGAGTAATTTCACATGAGTATTCAGCACTTAGAAGCTGTTTTGCTTCTTAAAATTTTACTTAAAGGCTCCAGATCGTGCCTGCTTTTCTTTCTCTCCTCCCCCACCCCCTTCTCTTCCAAGCACACTGCATTGCTGCCAATTTGTTCGAGTAGCATATTTGAAATCTACATATTGGTTTCTTTTCAGGATTGAAGGAGCAGAAATTAACAAGAGTTTGTTGGCTCTTAAAGAGTGTATCCGTGCTCTCGACAATGACCAGATTCATATTCCATTCCGTGGCAGCAAACTTACTGAGGTGCTTCGTGACTCCTTTGTCGGAAACTCAAGAACTGTTATGATTTCCTGCATTTCTCCTAATGCAGGATCATGTGAACATACACTCAATACATTGAGATATGCTGACAGGTAAAAAAAATTCTTTAAGCGtcggttgattttattttttcgttttaTTAAGCATGGGATTATACTAACATGAGACTAACAGGGTCAAAAGTCTATCCAAAAGTGGTAACGCAAAGAAAGATCAGAGTGCAATTTTAATACCCCCTACATTCAAGGAAATGTACTCAGTGCCAACTTCGGCTGTTTCTGCTGGAGCAAGAGATGCTTATGAGCAACCTCAAGAGTCTATACTATCAGAAGTAAGCAGAAGGACAGGTTTTGATAAACAACCCTCTAGTGTTGGTTCAAATCTTACCGTCACTGGTTGGGAGGAAAGTGGGGCAAATTCTGGTGGTATGGACAGGGACAGGGACAGGTTTGAGGTGAAGAATGCCTATGGTATTTCAGCTGGTCAAAAACTGTATTCTACAACCAACTTGCAAAGTTCTGATGTAGAAGAAAAGGTGCCGAAAGTGTCGCCACCTGGGAGGAAAGTATATAGGGATGAGAAACCTGAAAAGCTAGAACGGCCAGGAAATTGGTCAAGAAAAGATTTCTTAAGCGCTGATTCATCTTCTACAAGTTATAGACAACAACCTACGAGTATCCCCACAAAAAGTAATGGATCAAGACAAAATGAAGCTTCTTCACCCCCTCGTGATGAAAATATCAATGAAATACTAGAGGTTGTTAGTCTTTTATTTGCCTTTTGCTTTTCATTTTgtgaattattttttctttaataacTGTTATAAACTTCTCCAATGATATCGGTGTAATTTTCCTCTTTCTATGCACAGGAAGAAGAGGCCCTAATAGCTGCCCATAGGAAAGAAATTGTAGATACAATGGAGATTGTTAGTGAAGTAAGTTTAATCCTATGTTAATTTGTAGTctgttaattaatattttacctCCCTGCAAAATGCAGAAATATTATAAGTGTGTTCCCAGGGAGGGTTCTGCATTTCTGTGTTATGCATTGCCGTTGCCAAAATGCAGCTTGTTTTCTCTTGAGTGtttcttaatttttgaattttctttAATGTTTTCCTTGGATGTACTGCTTCCTCACCTAACAGTTGGATGCTTTTGTCTGAGAACCTACACGACTCTTTGACTGATCATTTGTGGCTATGGAGTTCATGCTTGCTTGTAATGGAATTCAccattgttttctttttctttttgttttgtctGTTGCCTCCCATTGTCTTAGTTATCTACAATTTCACTACCTGTATGTGTTTTGGCTTTTTAAATAGGGATTTAAAGAGGTGGTGGATAGTAGGATAATTCTAATATGTTAGTATTGCTGCGATTACCATTTCATTACTTgtcacctctctctctctctctctctctctctctctctctctctctctctctctctctctctctctcgcacacacacacagagtttatttatttaaaagaacaCGTCTTAGTTCCAATATTTTGTCCATTTTCTTTTGGTGATGATAGCTGCATGTTGTGAATTTGTTATTATATCCTCTGAGTTCCTATTAACAGAGCAATGAGAAGGACAAGTTTAGGCCAAACAAAAATGAGATTGCATTAGCCATATACTCGTGATAATTAATTAATTCTTTCGCTATCAGGAAATGAAACTGTTGGCAGAAGTTGATCAACCTGGAAGTCGCATTGACAATTATGTGACACAGCTAAGCTTTGTGCTATCTCGCAAAGCAGCAAGTCTGGTCAGCCTTCAGGCTCGCCTTGCAAGGTTCCAGCATCGACTGAAAGAGCAGGAAATACTGAGTAGAAAGAGGGTACCGCGTTAGGCATGAATCTTTACAACATATGTGGCATCAATTTACTTGTATTTACTCTCCCCTTTGTAATCCCTGCAAGATAGGTTAATTCTCTCTTCCATAAAATTGTTGTAAACAAATGATAAATCAGGTGAAGAATCACTGTGCAGATTT is drawn from Nicotiana tomentosiformis chromosome 12, ASM39032v3, whole genome shotgun sequence and contains these coding sequences:
- the LOC104105944 gene encoding kinesin-like protein KIN-13A produces the protein MGGQMQQSNAAAGTALYDHPPGNASPTGDAGDAVMARWLQSAGLQHLATTGVDQRLLPNLLMQGYGAQSMEEKQRLFKLMRNLNLNGEFASDPYTPTAQSPGGFGASDGFYSPEFRGDFGAGLLDLHSMDDTELLTEHVISEPFEVSPFMSGVNKAFDSDNDQQQKAQPETDAAAGLSTIEKENNARENNVAKIKVVVRKRPLNRKEVARKEDDVVTVSDNAFLTVHEPKLKVDLTAYVEKHEFCFDAVLDEYVTNDQVYRATVEPIIPTIFQRTKATCFAYGQTGSGKTYTMQPLPLRAAEDLVRLLHQPIYRNQKFKLWLSFFEIYGGKLFDLLGDRRKLCMREDGRQQVCIVGLQEFEVSDVQIVKEYIERGNAARSTGSTGANEESSRSHAILQLVVKKHNEVKESRRNNEGNESKGGKVVGKISFIDLAGSERGADTTDNDRQTRIEGAEINKSLLALKECIRALDNDQIHIPFRGSKLTEVLRDSFVGNSRTVMISCISPNAGSCEHTLNTLRYADRVKSLSKSGNAKKDQSAILIPPTFKEMYSVPTSAVSAGARDAYEQPQESILSEVSRRTGFDKQPSSVGSNLTVTGWEESGANSGGMDRDRDRFEVKNAYGISAGQKLYSTTNLQSSDVEEKVPKVSPPGRKVYRDEKPEKLERPGNWSRKDFLSADSSSTSYRQQPTSIPTKSNGSRQNEASSPPRDENINEILEEEEALIAAHRKEIVDTMEIVSEEMKLLAEVDQPGSRIDNYVTQLSFVLSRKAASLVSLQARLARFQHRLKEQEILSRKRVPR